From Jiangella mangrovi:
ACGATATCTCAGCCATGAGTTAACGGACGCCACATTCGTCACATTGGTACGCAGGCGTTGCGTCGTGAGCGAGGTCTCATTCGCGTCATGAGGTCCGGCCCGCGGGCGAGAGGCGCCCGATCCACCGCGATGCAGCCGCCGGGAGCATAGAACACGCCGGCCCGTCGCGGCGCATCGGTCACGGGCGAATCGCACATCCGGCGCGACCCACCCATCCGGACGGCCGATCTCTGGCGCGGGCTCGGGCCTGCCCCGGCCTCAGAGGTCGAAGGCCAGGCGGGCGAACGACGTGCGGACGTCGAGGATCGGGTGGCTGTCGCGGGTGTAGTAGAGCTTGTTGGTCAGCAGCACCGCCCACCGTCGCCGCCGCAGCGACACCCACATGGCGGTCCCGGTGAAGCCGAAGTGCGCCCACACCTCGCTCCCGTCGACGCCGGCCGGCGCGGGCGCGGGGTGCCAGAACAGCCCGCGCGTCGGGTGCAGCGTCCCGGTCTGGACCTTGAGCGACTCCTTCACCCAGGCCGGGCCGAACCCGGGCCGCCGCGGTGCCTGGTCCGGGGCCAGCAGGTAGCGCAGGAAGCGGCCGAGGTCGCCCACGTCCGAGAAGACGCCCGCGCTGCCGCACACGCCCAGCAGGCGGGCCGAGTAGTCGTGCGGCGTCCCGCGCAGGTGCCGCCCGGACGGCTCGTCCCACTCCGTCGGGGCGCATCGTGCGACGTCGGCGGCCGGGACCGGGCCGAACGCCGTCGACCGCATGTGCAGGGCGTCCCACGCGTACTCGCGGCTCAGCACGTCGAGCCGGAGGCCGCTGAGCCGTTCGGCGAGGATGCCGAGGACCAACGCGGCGCGGTCGGTGTACTCGACGACCTGGCCGGGGCGGTGCCGGAGCCGCTCGCGGAGGATCCCACGCTCGACGGCGGTGCGCTCGGTGCCGTACAGCGCCTCGAGGTTGGCCCGCAGCGGCACACCGGCGGTGTGGGTGAGCAGCTGCTGGGCGGTG
This genomic window contains:
- a CDS encoding serine hydrolase domain-containing protein, which codes for MTRAIETLLTRAVDRAVFPGAVWAVGDPDGVRAQGACGLLDPTVPDDPMRADTVFDLASLTKIVAVWSCIGTLWEAGALNLDRPLTQYLPDLDGYDLGGVTAQQLLTHTAGVPLRANLEALYGTERTAVERGILRERLRHRPGQVVEYTDRAALVLGILAERLSGLRLDVLSREYAWDALHMRSTAFGPVPAADVARCAPTEWDEPSGRHLRGTPHDYSARLLGVCGSAGVFSDVGDLGRFLRYLLAPDQAPRRPGFGPAWVKESLKVQTGTLHPTRGLFWHPAPAPAGVDGSEVWAHFGFTGTAMWVSLRRRRWAVLLTNKLYYTRDSHPILDVRTSFARLAFDL